The genomic stretch GGATCATATTGGTCCAAACTTGGTTGAGTTCATCCGGATAACATTCAATTGGTGGGATATTGATGAAATTTGTTTTTAATTCGATTCCGTGTTTGAGTGAACCTTGCAAAATTGTTAGAATTTGATTCAGTGATTCTGACAATTGAATGGTTTTGATTTCTGCTTTAGGATCAAAATGGGTAAAGTTTTTGAGAGCTTGTGCGATTTTGATAGCACGATTTGCAGAAGATTGGATAGCGTTAGTCCCTTGTAAAATCGTGACAATTTTTTCTGTTAACAAAAGTAATGCTTTTGAATTGAAATCATGTAAAATTTGAATCCATTCCTCTTGTAATTCGACCACTCCCAGTGTTACGAAAATATCTGCATATTGTTCGCTAAATTCGATTTTGTTTTCTTCCAATTCAGTTAGAACTTGGGATTTTTTTTGTCTGAATTCGATTCCTGTTGGCAAGTTTTCTTGGTTTAATGCTTGTTCGATGATAGAATAAATAAAAGGAAAGCTCTTTTTGGAAATGGATTCCAATTGTGGGAGTTGTTTGAAGAAATCAGAAATATTTTCTCTAATAGAATCACTTGTTAAAATTACAGCACTTAAAGGCGAATTGATTTCATGTGCGACACTTGTTACGGTCATCCCAATTGATGATAATTTTTCGGATTGTATTAATTGGAACAATACGTCCTTGAATTTGATTTCAGCAGAAACAATTTCACCAGAAATATGTTTGGATAAAAAGAGAGACTGGAAAAATACAAATAAAAGGAGACCAAGGTTCAAATACATTGGTTCTGTTCTATGGATAAGAGTTAAAATGATGTCATTTGTCGCTGCACCAATTAAAAATAAAACTGATAACCCCAAGTAGATATAACCAGATCGTTTGTCTCGGATGTAACGAAATATCAAATAAAAATGTAAAATTAAAATAGGGATGATGAGGTAAAGGACATAGAAGTGATAAGAACTGATTGACCTAACACTTCCAAAAATTGTATTGATTAGTGGTATCAAGATCAGGAATGAAAATACATAAATGATTTTTTTGTTTATGTATTCTTTCGTGAGGCAGTGAATATAAAATAATCCAGCAATCACTCCCGAATATTCTGTAAACAAATCAATTCTGTAGACGA from Leptospira ellinghausenii encodes the following:
- a CDS encoding ATP-binding protein; protein product: MKVYAKIIVFLCFLFFLFCKQSHETLPQIQNGVLDLQTILFHTQSTFPLHGEWKFTPGVFTEVDTNDTILVSIPDTPNWNQHQKKANDEGFGIGTYKLTILLPKEEKRLAIHLPLIHSDCKIFQDKGLIGEFGSFDEESFMDRMPRVFSLKPTNQSQVTLTFYVKNRFYHFGGIRIPPIIGTEEEIYKSIQVSILQEAILAGGLVFLGLYQLGIYFTRKKVKGSLYFFLFCILMFFQILSTGSQSLFLLTGKKMGELVYRIDLFTEYSGVIAGLFYIHCLTKEYINKKIIYVFSFLILIPLINTIFGSVRSISSYHFYVLYLIIPILILHFYLIFRYIRDKRSGYIYLGLSVLFLIGAATNDIILTLIHRTEPMYLNLGLLLFVFFQSLFLSKHISGEIVSAEIKFKDVLFQLIQSEKLSSIGMTVTSVAHEINSPLSAVILTSDSIRENISDFFKQLPQLESISKKSFPFIYSIIEQALNQENLPTGIEFRQKKSQVLTELEENKIEFSEQYADIFVTLGVVELQEEWIQILHDFNSKALLLLTEKIVTILQGTNAIQSSANRAIKIAQALKNFTHFDPKAEIKTIQLSESLNQILTILQGSLKHGIELKTNFINIPPIECYPDELNQVWTNMIQNAIQSMNGKGKLNIEINQTILKNNPFAYVSIEDSGPGVPKEILDKIFDPFFTTKPIGQGTGLGLYISKQIIEKHKGIIDVKSAKGNTKFIVYLPYSQKSNLEENLS